The Myxococcota bacterium genome has a segment encoding these proteins:
- a CDS encoding amidohydrolase family protein codes for MSELPRSPQRLVLRNARLLDGLAAPRDAMAVVVEGERIAAVEPDAGVRARPGDRVVDLAGRTLMPGMFSCHFHSVFEGVTPIAAPATGLHLPPAYLALVAGKNARTALECGVTSVIGSSTAYSIDASLKQAIEDGLQPGPRMLAGSSELCATGDVPTGSMVNWHMDLGNLGVIRTADGPVGFQGLVRDEIRKGADVVKVSVTKGHAASVCDDELSLDEDELDAIVRAAHARGKRVRAHTVSKAGILACVRAGVDLLDHVDQLDTECIDAIAERDLTIVPSLMYCVRTLQVFDAGMMAPFLPDPVPPIFLEVMDQMREDVANISAMLAPANAAGVRIVTGDDYGTGYLFHGEYGVELTYYVKECGIAPLDALRWATRAGAEAMGRADELGTIEVGRLADLVVVDGDPVADIQCLESRDNVLAVLKGGVFEKDRLAGLATS; via the coding sequence ATGTCCGAGCTCCCGCGCTCCCCGCAACGCCTCGTGCTCCGCAATGCGCGGCTCCTCGACGGGCTCGCCGCTCCGCGCGACGCGATGGCCGTCGTCGTCGAGGGCGAGCGCATCGCCGCCGTCGAGCCCGACGCCGGCGTGCGCGCGCGGCCGGGCGACCGCGTCGTCGACCTCGCCGGCCGGACGCTCATGCCCGGGATGTTCTCCTGCCACTTCCACTCGGTGTTCGAGGGCGTGACGCCCATCGCGGCGCCCGCGACCGGGCTCCACCTCCCGCCCGCCTACCTCGCCCTCGTCGCCGGCAAGAACGCGCGCACGGCCCTCGAGTGCGGCGTCACCTCCGTGATCGGGTCGAGCACGGCCTACTCGATCGACGCGTCGCTCAAGCAGGCGATCGAGGACGGGCTGCAGCCCGGCCCGCGCATGCTCGCCGGCAGCAGCGAGCTGTGCGCGACGGGCGACGTGCCGACCGGCTCGATGGTGAACTGGCACATGGACCTCGGGAACCTCGGCGTCATCCGCACCGCCGACGGCCCGGTCGGCTTCCAGGGCCTCGTGCGCGACGAGATCCGCAAGGGCGCCGACGTCGTCAAGGTGTCGGTCACGAAGGGCCACGCCGCGTCCGTGTGCGACGACGAGCTGTCGCTCGACGAGGACGAGCTCGACGCGATCGTCCGCGCCGCGCACGCGCGCGGCAAGCGCGTGCGCGCGCACACCGTGTCGAAGGCGGGCATCCTCGCCTGCGTGCGCGCCGGCGTCGACCTGCTCGACCACGTCGACCAGCTCGACACCGAGTGCATCGACGCCATCGCCGAGCGCGACCTGACGATCGTCCCGAGCCTGATGTACTGCGTGCGGACGCTGCAGGTCTTCGACGCGGGGATGATGGCGCCCTTCCTGCCCGATCCGGTCCCCCCGATCTTCCTCGAGGTGATGGACCAGATGCGCGAGGACGTCGCGAACATCTCGGCCATGCTCGCGCCCGCGAACGCGGCGGGCGTCCGCATCGTGACGGGCGACGACTACGGAACCGGCTATCTCTTCCACGGCGAGTACGGCGTCGAGCTGACCTACTACGTGAAGGAGTGCGGCATCGCGCCGCTCGACGCGCTGCGCTGGGCGACGCGTGCGGGCGCCGAGGCGATGGGCCGCGCGGACGAGCTCGGAACGATCGAGGTCGGGCGGCTCGCCGACCTCGTCGTCGTCGACGGCGACCCCGTCGCCGACATCCAGTGCCTCGAGTCGCGGGACAACGTGCTCGCGGTGCTGAAGGGCGGTGTGTTCGAGAAGGATCGCCTGGCCGGGCTCGCCACGTCCTGA
- the meaB gene encoding methylmalonyl Co-A mutase-associated GTPase MeaB translates to MSGAGRAPGPPGAPAEDGSAAEREARAFAERAARGDVAAGARVIRWLDDGDARGSAALRALLARTGRAYLLGITGPPGAGKSTLVDALVHALRARGLRVAVVAIDPTSPFSGGAILGDRVRMQRHAADPGVFIRSMATRGQLGGLGRATYEATCVLDAMGYEVVVVETVGVGQDELDVARLAHTTAVVSVPGLGDEIQAIKAGVLEIGDVHVLNKADRDGADDTERQLRTMLHLARDDEAARARRRGWEPRLVRTVAARGEGLAELVDALFAHRDHLAESGLLDERVRDRDERFALELLRTRAAERALARAGAAAAAPGRDPYAWVEGVLAAAGLGDERSPA, encoded by the coding sequence GTGAGCGGCGCGGGCCGCGCGCCCGGCCCGCCCGGCGCACCCGCCGAGGACGGCTCCGCCGCCGAGCGCGAGGCCCGCGCGTTCGCCGAGCGCGCCGCGCGCGGCGACGTCGCGGCGGGCGCGCGCGTGATCCGCTGGCTCGACGACGGCGACGCGCGCGGCAGCGCCGCGCTGCGCGCGCTGCTCGCGCGCACCGGCCGCGCCTACCTGCTCGGCATCACCGGGCCGCCGGGTGCCGGCAAGTCGACGCTCGTCGACGCGCTCGTCCACGCGCTCCGCGCCCGCGGCCTGCGCGTCGCGGTCGTCGCGATCGATCCGACGAGCCCGTTCTCGGGCGGCGCCATCCTCGGCGACCGCGTCCGCATGCAGCGGCACGCCGCCGACCCCGGCGTGTTCATCCGCTCGATGGCGACGCGCGGCCAGCTCGGCGGCCTCGGACGCGCCACGTACGAGGCCACGTGCGTGCTCGACGCCATGGGCTACGAGGTCGTCGTCGTCGAGACCGTCGGCGTCGGCCAGGACGAGCTCGACGTCGCGCGGCTCGCGCACACGACGGCGGTCGTGAGCGTTCCCGGGCTCGGCGACGAGATCCAGGCGATCAAGGCGGGCGTGCTCGAGATCGGCGACGTCCACGTGCTCAACAAGGCCGACCGCGACGGCGCCGACGACACGGAGCGGCAGCTGCGCACGATGCTCCACCTCGCGCGCGACGACGAGGCCGCGCGCGCGCGGCGCCGCGGCTGGGAGCCGCGGCTCGTGCGCACCGTCGCCGCGCGCGGCGAGGGGCTCGCGGAGCTCGTCGACGCGCTGTTCGCGCACCGCGACCACCTCGCCGAGAGCGGCCTGCTCGACGAGCGCGTGCGCGATCGCGACGAGCGGTTCGCGCTCGAGCTGCTGCGCACGCGCGCCGCCGAGCGCGCGCTCGCGCGCGCGGGTGCGGCCGCCGCTGCGCCGGGCCGCGACCCGTACGCCTGGGTCGAGGGCGTGCTCGCCGCGGCCGGCCTCGGCGACGAGCGGAGCCCCGCGTGA
- a CDS encoding methylmalonyl-CoA mutase family protein, with product MPDRATAARRAPQPSAARAGGASDASRDAVAGEQARWERDVRAPWVRANGERLGEFLTQAMRWPVKALYTPADLAEIGFDYLRDAGFPGEPPFTRGTSPNGYRSDLWRMLQVSGFGTGDEWAKRGRAMLDAGLDGLILEYDLPTTNGLDSDHPLASGEVCRAGTAIDTLADMEDVLDLPFDKLRYLTSVCNGPQPVNLAMIIAALEKRGVDPSCFTLQMPNAILIEYTCVGRYIFPPKHGLRIATDVIEHTIRNHPYWVPISVVSAQLYAARANPVQELGFSFAIALQYLDSVLARGFDIDEVAPYFSFITGVDMDFFEAVAKLRAYRKVWARLMKERYGARKPESLQLRLMSSPGTMSLTLQQPLNNIARLGIQMLACAIGGGAHAMTTPLHDEAHALPTQEAIEVGAAIQSIVAHETGVADTIDPLGGSYYVEVLTRRMEDAVMQTIADVDAMGGALAAIERGYFQKELAKQQFERQRQIEDGSRKLVGVNHLAKAGEKRGIEIFELDPGAERRQIERLRRVRAGRDDGRVERALARVRDAARGSDNLVPPILEAVKEYASEGEICDVLRETYGTYHPDSLTSGV from the coding sequence ATGCCCGATCGAGCCACCGCCGCGCGCCGCGCACCGCAGCCGTCCGCCGCGCGCGCGGGCGGCGCGAGCGACGCGAGCCGCGACGCCGTCGCCGGCGAGCAGGCGCGCTGGGAGCGCGACGTGCGCGCGCCCTGGGTGCGCGCGAACGGCGAGCGCCTCGGCGAGTTCCTCACGCAGGCGATGCGCTGGCCGGTGAAGGCGCTGTACACGCCGGCCGACCTCGCGGAGATCGGCTTCGACTACCTGCGCGACGCCGGCTTCCCGGGCGAGCCGCCGTTCACGCGCGGCACGTCGCCGAACGGGTACCGCAGCGATCTGTGGCGGATGCTCCAGGTGAGCGGCTTCGGAACGGGCGACGAGTGGGCGAAGCGCGGCCGCGCGATGCTCGACGCGGGGCTCGACGGCCTGATCCTCGAGTACGACCTGCCGACCACGAACGGGCTCGACTCCGACCACCCGCTCGCCTCCGGCGAGGTCTGTCGCGCCGGCACCGCGATCGACACGCTCGCCGACATGGAGGACGTGCTCGACCTCCCCTTCGACAAGCTCCGCTACCTCACGTCGGTGTGCAACGGGCCGCAGCCCGTCAACCTCGCGATGATCATCGCCGCGCTCGAGAAGCGGGGCGTCGACCCGTCCTGCTTCACGCTGCAGATGCCGAACGCGATCCTGATCGAGTACACGTGCGTCGGCCGCTACATCTTCCCGCCGAAGCACGGGCTGCGGATCGCCACGGACGTCATCGAGCACACGATCCGCAACCATCCCTACTGGGTGCCGATCTCCGTCGTCAGCGCGCAGCTCTACGCCGCGCGCGCGAACCCCGTCCAGGAGCTCGGCTTCTCGTTCGCGATCGCGCTGCAGTACCTCGACAGCGTGCTCGCGCGCGGCTTCGACATCGACGAGGTGGCGCCCTACTTCAGCTTCATCACCGGCGTCGACATGGACTTCTTCGAGGCCGTCGCGAAGCTGCGCGCCTATCGGAAGGTGTGGGCGCGGCTGATGAAGGAGCGCTACGGCGCGCGCAAGCCGGAGTCGCTGCAGCTGCGGCTCATGTCGTCGCCGGGAACGATGTCGCTCACGCTGCAGCAGCCGCTCAACAACATCGCGCGGCTCGGCATCCAGATGCTCGCCTGCGCGATCGGCGGCGGCGCGCACGCGATGACGACGCCCCTCCACGACGAGGCGCACGCGCTCCCGACGCAGGAGGCCATCGAGGTCGGCGCCGCGATCCAGAGCATCGTCGCGCACGAGACGGGCGTCGCCGACACGATCGACCCGCTCGGCGGCTCGTACTACGTCGAGGTGCTCACGCGCCGGATGGAGGACGCGGTGATGCAGACGATCGCCGACGTCGACGCGATGGGCGGCGCGCTCGCGGCGATCGAGCGCGGCTACTTCCAGAAGGAGCTCGCGAAGCAGCAGTTCGAGCGGCAGCGCCAGATCGAGGACGGGTCGCGCAAGCTCGTCGGCGTGAACCACCTCGCGAAGGCCGGCGAGAAGCGCGGCATCGAGATCTTCGAGCTCGACCCGGGAGCGGAGCGGCGGCAGATCGAGCGCCTTCGCCGCGTGCGAGCCGGCCGGGACGACGGCCGGGTCGAGCGCGCGCTCGCACGCGTGCGCGACGCCGCCCGCGGCAGCGACAACCTCGTGCCGCCGATCCTCGAGGCCGTGAAGGAGTACGCGAGCGAGGGCGAGATCTGCGACGTCCTGCGCGAGACGTACGGCACCTACCATCCCGATTCGCTGACGTCGGGGGTCTGA
- a CDS encoding TIGR03435 family protein translates to MAERRSLVGVRALAFASFFAAAACGSSDAREGGVCARDAAAALARGEVRIERIGGSTSATSAARGLVRAEARTGTLARLGLTLDEHLAIAWGLASDELDVAAALEPGVFDVCARPDDARTATAEAMIRAALERRLGVEVRHGKRTGPVLALRLRARGLVPTPVEARDAAAASDRVARAGAFRVRAAPISELVAFLAPMSPLPVVDETGLDARYDLDLEWDPSTGARGLRAALADAGFELVRARRTLPRWTARAAR, encoded by the coding sequence ATGGCGGAGCGGAGATCGCTCGTGGGCGTCCGCGCCCTCGCCTTCGCGAGCTTCTTCGCCGCCGCTGCCTGCGGGTCCTCGGACGCCCGGGAAGGGGGCGTCTGCGCTCGCGACGCGGCGGCCGCGCTCGCCCGGGGCGAGGTGCGGATCGAACGCATCGGCGGCTCGACGTCGGCGACGTCGGCGGCGCGCGGGCTCGTCCGCGCGGAAGCGCGCACCGGCACGCTCGCGCGGCTCGGCCTGACGCTCGACGAGCATCTCGCCATCGCCTGGGGCCTCGCTTCCGACGAGCTCGACGTCGCTGCCGCGCTCGAGCCGGGCGTGTTCGACGTGTGCGCGCGCCCGGACGACGCGAGGACGGCGACCGCGGAGGCGATGATCCGCGCGGCGCTCGAGCGGCGGCTCGGCGTCGAGGTGCGGCACGGGAAGCGGACGGGTCCGGTGCTCGCGCTCCGGCTGCGCGCGCGCGGCCTCGTGCCGACGCCCGTCGAGGCGCGCGACGCCGCGGCGGCGAGCGATCGCGTCGCGCGCGCGGGCGCGTTCCGCGTGCGCGCCGCGCCGATCTCCGAGCTCGTCGCCTTCCTCGCGCCGATGTCGCCGCTGCCGGTGGTCGACGAGACCGGGCTCGACGCGCGCTACGACCTCGACCTCGAGTGGGATCCGTCGACGGGCGCGCGCGGGCTGCGCGCCGCGCTCGCGGACGCGGGCTTCGAGCTCGTGCGCGCGCGGCGCACGCTTCCGCGCTGGACGGCGCGGGCGGCGCGGTGA
- a CDS encoding right-handed parallel beta-helix repeat-containing protein, protein MSWVARSVRGATGSIVALAFVLAIFAPAPAAHAETVRCKAISRVPTVISRPGVYCLKKDLERALSSGAAIEIQSSDVTLDFNGLGIDASGAGAATDATGVRISDVSRVVVRNGRLVGFRNGVVSVGLGYSIRIEDMTIDGSLERGIDASGLGGVEIRGNRITRTGGSTAGDAGDVYGIFCQPTSDARVVGNEVANTAAAPGGFASYAIRMTGNASVVADNRVTESAENAIYSSNNTAAVLERNTISNASVGAGTLGLRFNAGGVGVYRDNTVVQFQTTVSGGTDGGGNVFAP, encoded by the coding sequence ATGTCGTGGGTCGCTCGTTCGGTGAGGGGCGCGACGGGCTCGATCGTCGCGCTCGCGTTCGTTCTCGCGATCTTCGCGCCGGCGCCGGCGGCGCACGCCGAGACGGTGCGTTGCAAGGCCATCTCGCGGGTGCCGACCGTGATCTCGCGGCCCGGCGTGTACTGCCTGAAGAAGGATCTCGAGCGCGCGCTCTCGAGCGGCGCGGCGATCGAGATCCAGTCGTCCGACGTGACGCTCGACTTCAACGGGCTCGGCATCGACGCGTCCGGGGCCGGCGCGGCGACGGACGCGACGGGCGTGCGCATCTCCGACGTCTCCCGCGTCGTCGTGCGCAACGGGCGCCTCGTCGGGTTCCGCAACGGCGTCGTGTCGGTCGGGCTCGGCTACTCGATCCGCATCGAGGACATGACCATCGACGGGAGCCTCGAGCGCGGCATCGATGCGAGCGGCCTCGGCGGCGTCGAGATCCGCGGGAACCGCATCACGCGCACGGGCGGCTCGACCGCCGGAGACGCCGGCGACGTCTACGGGATCTTCTGCCAGCCGACGAGCGACGCGCGCGTCGTCGGGAACGAGGTCGCCAACACCGCCGCGGCGCCGGGTGGCTTCGCCTCGTACGCCATCCGCATGACGGGCAACGCCTCGGTCGTCGCCGACAACCGTGTCACCGAGTCGGCGGAGAACGCGATCTACTCCTCGAACAACACGGCCGCCGTCCTCGAGCGGAACACGATCTCCAACGCGAGCGTCGGCGCGGGCACGCTCGGCCTGCGCTTCAACGCGGGCGGCGTCGGCGTCTACCGCGACAACACGGTCGTGCAGTTCCAGACGACGGTGTCGGGCGGCACGGACGGCGGAGGCAACGTCTTCGCGCCGTAG
- a CDS encoding LLM class flavin-dependent oxidoreductase — MKLSCGLAPNVDVVAHAKLAESLGYERVWVFDSPALYGDLWIALARVAEHTRRIGLGTGVLVPHTRHPLVTASAIATIEALSPGRLALAVGTGFTARMTMGQRPLAWSYVERYVRALRALLRGETAEWDGELVQMLHAAGQAPPRPIDVPILIGANGPKGLAIAREIGDGVMAAGAPQPGFAWSALLQMGTVLEAGETLHSARVVDAIGPAIAAMYHGAYEAGGAGVDQLPGGKGWREEIEAFPEAERHLRIHEGHVTDLTERDRRHLSPDLGAAFLVGEARQVRERLDGLAAAGATELMYVPIGDVERELRAMAGAAAA; from the coding sequence GTGAAGCTCTCCTGCGGACTGGCTCCGAACGTCGACGTCGTCGCCCACGCGAAGCTCGCCGAATCGCTCGGCTACGAACGCGTGTGGGTCTTCGATTCGCCCGCCCTGTACGGCGACCTGTGGATCGCGCTCGCGCGCGTCGCCGAGCACACCCGGCGCATCGGGCTCGGCACGGGCGTGCTCGTGCCGCACACGCGGCATCCGCTCGTCACGGCGAGCGCGATCGCGACGATCGAGGCGCTCTCGCCGGGCCGCCTCGCGCTCGCCGTCGGCACGGGCTTCACGGCGCGCATGACGATGGGCCAGCGCCCGCTCGCGTGGAGCTACGTCGAGCGCTACGTGCGCGCGCTCCGCGCGCTGCTGCGCGGAGAGACCGCCGAGTGGGACGGCGAGCTCGTGCAGATGCTGCACGCCGCCGGGCAGGCGCCGCCCCGCCCGATCGACGTTCCGATCCTCATCGGTGCGAACGGCCCGAAGGGCCTCGCGATCGCGCGCGAGATCGGCGACGGCGTGATGGCGGCGGGCGCGCCGCAGCCGGGCTTCGCATGGAGCGCGCTGCTGCAGATGGGCACCGTGCTCGAGGCGGGCGAGACGCTGCACTCCGCGCGCGTCGTCGACGCGATCGGGCCCGCCATCGCCGCCATGTACCACGGCGCATACGAAGCGGGCGGCGCGGGCGTCGACCAGCTTCCGGGCGGCAAGGGCTGGCGCGAGGAGATCGAGGCGTTCCCCGAGGCCGAGCGCCACCTGCGCATCCACGAGGGGCACGTCACCGACCTCACCGAGCGCGACCGGCGACACCTCTCGCCCGACCTCGGCGCGGCCTTCCTCGTCGGCGAGGCGCGCCAGGTGCGCGAGCGTCTCGACGGGCTCGCGGCCGCGGGCGCGACCGAGCTCATGTACGTGCCGATCGGCGACGTCGAGCGCGAGCTGCGCGCGATGGCGGGCGCGGCCGCCGCCTAA
- a CDS encoding cobalamin B12-binding domain-containing protein codes for MSRRIRVLLAKLGLDSHTIGVTVIARALRDAGIEVVYTGLKQTPESVVAAAIQEDVDVVGLSSLSAAHMQHFPRVVELLRAQGGGDKLLIAGGVIPDEDAERLREIGFARIFTMGADSREIVDYIRGWAESQASRAS; via the coding sequence GTGAGCCGCCGCATCCGCGTCCTGCTCGCGAAGCTCGGGCTCGACAGCCACACGATCGGCGTCACCGTGATCGCGCGCGCGCTGCGCGACGCGGGCATCGAGGTCGTCTACACGGGGCTCAAGCAGACGCCCGAGTCGGTCGTCGCCGCCGCGATCCAGGAGGACGTCGACGTCGTCGGCCTGTCGAGCCTGTCGGCCGCGCACATGCAGCACTTCCCGCGCGTCGTCGAGCTGCTGCGCGCGCAGGGCGGCGGCGACAAGCTGCTGATCGCGGGCGGCGTCATCCCGGACGAGGACGCCGAGCGCCTGCGCGAGATCGGCTTCGCGCGCATCTTCACGATGGGCGCCGACTCGCGCGAGATCGTCGACTACATCCGCGGCTGGGCGGAGTCGCAGGCGTCGCGCGCGTCGTGA
- a CDS encoding MFS transporter, whose amino-acid sequence MAAGALDTYQRRLFGLVSIATFFEGFDTLVTTTVLHQLGAELGVANEALFSMLSVINVGALLGFVPLALADRVGRRPTFLFALAGYTLACLATAATRTLGEFTACQVVARMFMVTELALAYVLLSEEMPAARRGRLNASMGAFASVGAIVPAALLSTSVELGFGWRGLYALGAAPIALLPLYVAWLREPPAFHRLEPRTPARALREAAALVAPARWRRAAAAALVWLSINFWNACAIFPFALYAQQERGFTPGDVSLWLTTGGVLQFAGYAMAGVAMDRFGRRRALACVLVLAAGASALAYLAHARALVVAGYLAMASLGGMWSIAQTITAELFPTELRATANGLASNVVGRLGMIAAPGLVGALGLRLGATGPAVALLGLAHLAVLPLLLRWLPETRGAALDAPVTAGRH is encoded by the coding sequence ATGGCCGCCGGCGCGCTCGACACCTACCAACGGCGGCTCTTCGGACTCGTGTCGATCGCGACCTTCTTCGAGGGCTTCGACACGCTCGTCACGACGACCGTGCTCCACCAGCTCGGAGCCGAGCTCGGCGTCGCGAACGAGGCGCTCTTCTCGATGCTCTCGGTCATCAACGTCGGCGCGCTGCTCGGATTCGTTCCGCTCGCGCTCGCCGACCGCGTCGGACGCAGGCCGACCTTCCTGTTCGCGCTCGCCGGCTACACGCTCGCGTGTCTCGCCACCGCGGCCACGCGCACGCTCGGCGAGTTCACCGCCTGCCAGGTCGTCGCGCGGATGTTCATGGTGACGGAGCTCGCGCTCGCCTACGTGCTCCTCTCGGAGGAGATGCCCGCTGCGCGGCGCGGGAGGCTCAACGCGTCGATGGGCGCATTCGCGAGCGTCGGCGCGATCGTTCCCGCGGCGCTGCTCTCGACGAGCGTCGAGCTCGGCTTCGGGTGGCGCGGGCTCTACGCCCTCGGCGCCGCGCCGATCGCGCTCCTCCCGCTCTACGTCGCGTGGCTGCGCGAGCCGCCGGCGTTCCACCGCCTCGAGCCGCGCACGCCCGCACGGGCGCTGCGCGAAGCGGCCGCGCTCGTCGCGCCCGCTCGCTGGCGACGGGCTGCGGCCGCGGCGCTCGTCTGGCTCTCGATCAACTTCTGGAACGCCTGCGCGATCTTCCCGTTCGCGCTCTACGCGCAGCAGGAACGCGGCTTCACGCCGGGAGACGTGAGCCTCTGGCTCACGACCGGCGGCGTGCTCCAGTTCGCCGGCTATGCGATGGCGGGCGTCGCGATGGATCGCTTCGGGCGCCGGCGCGCGCTCGCCTGCGTGCTCGTGCTCGCGGCCGGCGCCTCCGCGCTCGCCTACCTCGCGCACGCGCGGGCGCTCGTCGTCGCCGGGTACCTCGCGATGGCGTCGCTCGGCGGGATGTGGTCGATCGCGCAGACGATCACCGCCGAGCTGTTCCCGACCGAGCTGCGCGCGACCGCGAACGGCCTCGCGAGCAACGTCGTCGGGCGGCTCGGCATGATCGCGGCGCCCGGGCTCGTGGGCGCGCTCGGGCTGCGCCTCGGGGCGACGGGGCCGGCCGTCGCGCTCCTCGGGCTCGCGCACCTCGCCGTGCTTCCGCTCCTGCTGCGGTGGCTGCCGGAGACGCGCGGCGCCGCGCTCGACGCGCCCGTCACTGCGGGGCGTCACTGA
- a CDS encoding EthD domain-containing protein, protein MIRTIAFIARRPDLARASFRAHYEERHAPLARPLLDGLRHYVRNHLAGAGDDDLGFDAISEFEYASDAEFEAMRARLASAEGDAVRADELAFMHKPGNSFFASTLAGAGGAARPPPGDAGKAIALVRARRGETRAALRARCLAAARALEDAGFARATRVDVACDGDPLGAPRFDALLHAWSPDGGSDALRAALDDALDDALEGARVVAVEERGEARAD, encoded by the coding sequence GTGATCCGCACGATCGCGTTCATCGCGCGGCGACCCGACCTCGCGCGCGCGAGCTTCAGGGCGCACTACGAGGAGCGGCACGCGCCGCTCGCGCGGCCGCTGCTCGACGGCCTCCGCCACTACGTGCGAAACCACCTCGCGGGCGCCGGCGACGACGATCTCGGCTTCGACGCGATCAGCGAGTTCGAGTACGCGAGCGACGCGGAGTTCGAGGCGATGCGGGCGCGGCTCGCGTCCGCCGAGGGCGACGCGGTGCGAGCGGACGAGCTCGCGTTCATGCACAAGCCGGGAAACTCGTTCTTCGCCTCGACGCTCGCGGGCGCGGGCGGCGCCGCGCGCCCGCCTCCGGGCGACGCCGGCAAGGCGATCGCGCTCGTGCGCGCGCGGCGCGGCGAGACGCGCGCGGCACTGCGCGCGCGCTGTCTGGCGGCTGCGCGCGCGCTCGAGGACGCGGGCTTCGCGCGCGCGACGCGGGTCGACGTCGCGTGCGACGGCGACCCGCTCGGCGCTCCGCGCTTCGACGCGCTGCTCCACGCGTGGTCGCCGGACGGCGGGAGCGACGCGCTCCGCGCCGCGCTCGACGACGCGCTCGACGACGCGCTCGAGGGCGCGCGCGTCGTCGCGGTCGAGGAGCGGGGCGAGGCGCGCGCGGACTGA